The Oncorhynchus mykiss isolate Arlee chromosome 20, USDA_OmykA_1.1, whole genome shotgun sequence genome includes a region encoding these proteins:
- the LOC110499324 gene encoding stonin-1, with the protein MCSVNNPNWVTFEDEGRTSTSPSFASTPLKIPESGTKLAATPLKSPGAKTSSPPSFASTPLKTAPGSVTTTGLKTIPRPNGLKLILPPVGDPSWIFSSSLESSSPPMHFNLNGSSCVPCNTPLCTPVREVPPTGALPFHCRPWDQHDFFSSFSSSSSASVPYSSSPPGPDQATTTGTTTHLQGDVSVSDGPSTFPSFQGDPGHFNPFWEGAGGHSVDSGSSSSDSDAGGSSLPRFFIRTKDGNEPPRPDHLQSSYSYICHKLEGLRAEEENNTEEGVGMERGERRGVRDREAAKEGPSPAFVSHGLFRSEKRDGWSLMLRIPEKKNRMSSRQWGPIYLRLLSGGVLQMYYEKGLEKPFKEFQLQPHCRLSDLKLESNGEPRKIQTVKVEHVSYTEKKRYHPKLEVSHEAEVEQLLKFGTTEHGDMEDLFETMEEELLRLAPPLLQKRHYDEQEMTLQITDHLWVQLDKDGALMDRAAMTRIHCLAFLNGPGECFLALNDLGLLRFDASYGSGSEEDDLLEGWMEISDCYFHKCINDLEFHRSRLLKFSPPDACRVELMRYKTLALGSTELPFSVKAVVTVQGAYVELQAFLNMSAFFPSFISVSETQPLCENVLIRVPVPGDWVKVSRTVTLLRRKSLTARMNRNACLGSVSASESQPVMQVTVGTVKYENVYSAIVWRIDRLPAKNMAVDHPHTFSCKLELGSDQEIPSDWYPFVTMECDMVGAVVSQTRVTSMGTESDIQPQKHVTSRTHYHCQVEIEKKWIETEAQGQSGCTTQ; encoded by the exons ATGTGCTCTGTGAACAATCCAAACTGGGTGACCTTCGAGGATGAGGGGAGAACGTCTACGTCTCCTTCTTTTGCCTCAACCCCCTTGAAGATCCCAGAGAGTGGGACAAAGTTGGCCGCAACACCCCTGAAGTCACCAGGGGCAAAGACAAGTTCACCCCCTTCCTTTGCCTCTACACCCCTGAAGACAGCCCCAGGTAGTGTGACAACGACAGGGTTAAAGACAATCCCCCGTCCCAATGGACTAAAGCTGATACTGCCCCCAGTGGGAGATCCATCCTGGATCTTCAGCAGTTCCCTTGAATCCAGCTCCCCTCCAATGCACTTTAACCTCAATGGAAGTTCCTGTGTGCCCTGCAACACTCCTCTTTGCACTCCGGTGAGGGAGGTTCCTCCTACCGGCGCGTTACCTTTCCATTGCAGGCCCTGGGATCAGCACGATTTCTTCAGTAGTTTTTCCAGTTCATCCTCTGCCTCTGTGCCTTATTCTTCTTCTCCCCCTGGCCCAGACCAGGCCACCACTACCGGCACCACCACACATCTCCAGGGTGACGTCTCTGTCTCCGATGGCCCCAGTACCTTCCCCTCCTTCCAGGGGGACCCGGGACATTTCAACCCATTCTGGGAGGGGGCTGGTGGGCATAGCGTGGACTCTGGAAGCTCATCTTCCGACTCCGATGCTGGAGGTTCTAGTCTGCCTCGCTTCTTCATTCGGACGAAAGACGGCAACGAGCCTCCTCGACCAGACCACCTCCAGAGCTCCTACTCCTACATCTGCCACAAGCTGGAGGGCCTGCGGGCCGAGGAAGAAAATAACACAGAGGAAGGagtagggatggagaggggggagaggagaggagtaagagacAGGGAGGCAGCCAAGGAGGGACCATCCCCAGCCTTTGTCTCTCACGGTCTGTTCCGTAGCGAGAAGAGAGACGGCTGGTCTTTAATGCTGAGGATCCCAGAGAAGAAAAACCGAATGTCGTCCCGACAGTGGGGCCCCATTTACCTGCGTCTGCTGTCTGGAGGTGTGCTCCAGATGTACTATGAGAAAGGACTGGAGAAGCCCTTCAAAGAGTTCCAGCTGCAGCCTCACTGCAGGTTGTCAGATCTCAAGCTAGAAAGCAATGGAGAGCCTCGCAAGATCCAGACAGTTAAGGTGGAGCACGTGTCTTACACAGAGAAGAAGCGCTACCACCCCAAG ctGGAGGTGTCCCACGAGGCAGAGGTGGAGCAGCTGCTGAAGTTTGGAACCACGGAACACGGCGACATGGAGGACCTTTTCGAAACTATGGAGGAGGAGCTTCTCAGGCTGGCGCCGCCGCTGTTGCAGAAACGGCACTACGACGAACAGGAGATGACACTGCAGATCACAGACCACCTCTGGGTGCAGCTGGACAAG GACGGTGCATTGATGGACCGGGCGGCCATGACGAGGATCCACTGCCTGGCGTTCCTCAATGGCCCAGGGGAGTGCTTCCTGGCTCTCAACGACTTGGGGCTTCTCCGCTTCGACGCCAGCTACGGCTCTGGCTCCGAGGAG GATGACCTCCTGGAGGGCTGGATGGAGATCAGTGACTGCTACTTCCACAAGTGCATCAATGACTTGGAGTTCCACAGGTCTCGGCTGCTCAAGTTCTCCCCTCCGGATGCCTGTAGAGTAGAACTGATGCGCTACAAGACATTAGCCCTGGGAAGTACCGAGCTGCCCTTCTCCGTCAAAGCTGTGGTGACTGTCCAAGGGGCCTACGTGGAACTCCAAGCCTTTCTCAACATGTCAGCATTCTTCCCGTCATTTATCAGCGTGTCGGAGACTCAGCCACTCTGCGAGAATGTCCTGATCCGTGTGCCGGTACCGGGGGACTGGGTGAAGGTGTCGCGTACAGTGACGTTGCTACGACGTAAGTCACTGACGGCCAGGATGAACCGAAACGCGTGTCTGGGGTCAGTCAGCGCTTCAGAGTCACAGCCAGTCATGCAGGTTACCGTGGGGACGGTCAAGTATGAGAATGTGTACTCAGCCATAGTGTGGAGGATCGACAGACTGCCTGCTAAGAACATGG CAGTGGACCATCCCCATACCTTCTCCTGTAAGTTAGAGCTTGGTTCAGACCAGGAGATCCCCAGTGACTGGTATCCGTTTGTCACAATGGAGTGTGACATGGTGGGGGCCGTGGTTTCACAGACCAGAGTGACGTCAATGGGCACAGAGAGTGACATTCAGCCTCAGAAACATGTCACCAGTAGGACCCACTATCATTGTCAG GTAGAAATTGAGAAGAAgtggattgagacagaagcacaAGGGCAATCAGGCTGCACAACACAGTAA